A genome region from Labilibaculum antarcticum includes the following:
- a CDS encoding Na/Pi cotransporter family protein produces the protein MDYGLADILTLIGSLGLFLYGMKLMSEALQQVAGDKMRTILAAMTSNRLKGVMTGVLITALIQSSSATTVMVVSFVNAGLLSLVESIGVIMGANIGTTVTAWLISLLGFKVSMSAISLPLIGLGLPFLFSKNRTKKNWGELIMGFALLFIGLQFLKTSMPDIKNNPEILNFLTSYTDMGFASTLLFLSIGTLLTILIQSSSATMALTLVMCNSGWISFEMAAAMVLGENIGTTITANIAAMIANTSAKRAARAHLIFNTIGVIWVLISLPYFLKGIAWVNMTLLGGGDPFTSTAAVPISLSLFHTVFNILNVVFLIWFANFIVKVVTKLVPIREDVEEEFKLQFIKTGTLSTPEASLFLAKKEISTYVKSTKKMFSYTKQAFNETNDKTFNKLFEKIDKREDESDEMEVEIANFLAKVSETRLSSENSERVRAYFKMVSDIESVGDSILNLAKAMKRKREQKAWFPQNLRDNINNMFKLVDDALEIMHDNTKMEFTEVKIKKAWETEREINDYRNLLKTEHLNNVEEHKYKYQAGIIYNDMFSECEKIGDYCINVSEALNEIKE, from the coding sequence ATGGATTACGGATTGGCCGATATTTTAACGCTTATAGGATCTTTAGGTTTATTCCTATATGGAATGAAGTTGATGAGTGAAGCTCTTCAACAAGTTGCCGGAGACAAGATGCGAACCATTCTCGCGGCAATGACTTCCAATCGATTGAAGGGCGTAATGACCGGTGTATTAATCACAGCACTCATTCAGTCTTCATCCGCAACAACGGTAATGGTAGTTAGCTTTGTTAATGCTGGATTGTTATCGCTTGTAGAATCGATAGGAGTGATTATGGGTGCCAATATCGGTACTACGGTTACTGCCTGGTTAATCTCCCTTTTGGGGTTTAAAGTTAGTATGAGCGCAATATCTTTGCCTTTAATTGGTTTGGGTCTTCCATTTCTGTTTTCAAAAAATCGTACAAAAAAGAATTGGGGTGAATTAATCATGGGATTTGCTTTGCTTTTTATTGGCTTGCAATTTCTTAAAACTTCAATGCCTGATATCAAAAACAATCCTGAGATTCTAAATTTCCTGACCAGTTATACGGACATGGGGTTTGCTTCTACCTTGCTGTTTTTGTCCATTGGAACTCTTCTTACTATTTTAATTCAATCATCGTCGGCTACCATGGCACTTACTTTAGTAATGTGTAATAGTGGATGGATTAGTTTCGAAATGGCCGCAGCTATGGTATTGGGAGAGAATATTGGGACTACCATTACCGCGAATATTGCCGCAATGATTGCCAACACTTCTGCTAAAAGGGCTGCAAGAGCCCATCTGATCTTTAATACCATTGGTGTTATTTGGGTGCTGATTTCGTTGCCTTATTTCTTAAAAGGAATTGCCTGGGTTAACATGACTCTTCTTGGTGGCGGCGATCCATTTACAAGCACAGCAGCCGTGCCTATTTCTTTGTCATTATTTCATACCGTATTCAACATTCTGAATGTTGTTTTCCTAATCTGGTTTGCCAATTTCATCGTAAAAGTAGTTACCAAACTGGTTCCTATTCGGGAGGATGTAGAAGAGGAATTCAAACTTCAGTTCATTAAAACAGGAACTCTTTCAACTCCTGAAGCATCCTTATTCTTGGCTAAAAAAGAAATAAGTACCTACGTAAAAAGCACTAAAAAAATGTTTAGCTATACCAAGCAGGCATTTAACGAAACCAATGATAAAACTTTCAATAAACTTTTCGAAAAAATTGACAAAAGAGAAGATGAGAGTGATGAAATGGAAGTGGAAATTGCTAATTTCCTGGCCAAAGTATCTGAAACCAGACTGAGTTCTGAAAACTCGGAAAGAGTCCGTGCCTATTTTAAAATGGTAAGTGATATTGAAAGTGTTGGTGATTCAATTCTTAACCTTGCTAAAGCGATGAAGAGGAAACGTGAACAAAAAGCGTGGTTCCCTCAGAACTTGAGAGATAATATCAACAATATGTTCAAATTGGTTGATGATGCTCTTGAAATTATGCATGATAACACCAAAATGGAATTTACTGAAGTGAAAATCAAAAAGGCTTGGGAAACTGAGCGTGAAATAAATGATTACAGAAATCTTCTTAAAACTGAACATTTAAACAATGTGGAAGAACATAAATACAAATATCAAGCTGGTATTATTTACAATGATATGTTCTCTGAATGTGAAAAAATTGGTGATTACTGTATCAACGTAAGTGAAGCACTTAACGAAATAAAAGAATAA
- a CDS encoding C-GCAxxG-C-C family protein encodes MKEIEEKAVHSFYNGMNCAQSVVTAYADYLKFDPDMALAVSNGFGGGMGKMQKTCGAVTGSFMVLGIYNSKKHPGNIDARNATNEMIQKFTANFTALYDSLDCKALLNCDFTTQEGEKEFLDLDLKKNICSKCITDSIKLIEVLTEE; translated from the coding sequence ATGAAAGAAATTGAAGAAAAAGCTGTCCATTCATTTTACAATGGGATGAATTGCGCCCAGTCAGTAGTAACGGCTTATGCAGATTATCTGAAATTCGATCCAGATATGGCTCTAGCTGTATCTAATGGTTTTGGTGGTGGAATGGGAAAAATGCAAAAGACTTGCGGAGCAGTTACTGGATCTTTTATGGTATTGGGAATTTATAATTCTAAGAAACATCCCGGAAATATTGATGCCCGAAACGCAACGAATGAAATGATACAAAAGTTTACTGCTAATTTTACTGCTTTGTATGATTCGCTGGACTGTAAGGCTCTTTTAAATTGTGATTTTACAACTCAGGAAGGAGAGAAGGAATTTCTAGACTTGGATCTGAAAAAGAATATTTGTTCGAAGTGTATTACTGATTCGATTAAGCTAATTGAAGTGTTAACAGAAGAGTAA